The Taeniopygia guttata chromosome 9, bTaeGut7.mat, whole genome shotgun sequence genome segment TGGGCAGGAGTGTCGGTGGCGTGGGGGAcatgggagctgctccctgccttccCTGGTAGGCGTTTGTGGTGTACGCTGGGGACCCGGCGCCACCGGCAGGAACAGGTTTGGCCGGCCGGGGGAAGCGCTTAGTAGGTCAGCCGGGGTGGAGCTGGGCACGGCTGACGCCGGGGTGCCGCCGGTCCACCCAGCCCCCCGGAGTTAGTGGTGGCCTAGGTGCTGGTGGCAAATCATGGGCACTGGTGCCCGCTTTTGTGTAAGGCCCAGACAGGCTTTGTGGGGTCACCTCGGGTGGGTCAGCCCTGCTGGTGGGCATGGCTGGGTTTGGGGCGTGATGGGGGGTGTGCTCTGAAGGGTGTGAGGacctgcccaggctgggtgaCTTGGAAGTACCTACCCCATCTTCCCCGTGGcccagtggggcaggaggaggtggctgGGGTTCGTGCCCTGGTGGGATGCTGTCTGTGGGGCATGGGTGATGCCTAGCTTTACGCTGGTAGGCTGTAGGGCTGGAGATTGACAGATTTTAGGGCTGACATGGGCAGGAGACAGATGCCTGGGGTGCTGCCATTCCAGCTTATGCCCACTGTCCTTGTTCCTGTAGATAGCGAGGGGATCCTTATGCACAACCCCATGAAATGAACAAAGCTCCACAGCCCACAGGAGGAGCCCCGACTGCCCCGCACCCCGCCCCTTCTCCTGGACTGCCACAGGTAACTgtcccctgcagggctgggggacccAGCTTTGCCTCCCCAGTTGGTACCAAGGGCAGTGGTACCATCcctttccctgcctgccttCTTCCAGCCGACGTTCCCACCTGGTCAGACGGCACCTGTGGTTTTTAACCCGGCACCGACCTCACAAATGAATACGCCTTCTCAGCCGCGCCAGGTAAGGATTTTgtccagagctgcagagggtgAGAAGGGGTATCCAGCAGCTTTCTGCTTCCTGGCCGATTAGCCCACACTGCCACGGAACCCAGGGGTGTTAGGAGCAATATGGTGCCTCTCGGGCATGGTGTGTGCCTGTGAAGGGGGAATGAGCCCATGATCTGGACCATGACTGCCACCTGAGGACCTCCTGGCTCTGGGGTGGGAGGGCAGGCGCCTCCAATGAGGATGCCCACAGAGTGActgcttttctctccttcctcccctgccccaaacctccctttcctcctctctcagTTTCCAGCAGGGCCTCGGGCTATTCACCAGCAGGTACTAACCCGCTTCCTCTGCCCTGCATGCTGAACACCCTTCCCCGACACTGCATAGAAACACACACCTTGGGCAtgaaggggctggggagcatATGGGGACCCTGGACTCTAGGGACAGGCTGGTCTGGGGAAAGTGCAGGATGCCTGCTTGACTTTGGGTGGGTTTCTCTGCAGTgtctccccagctccctccttgCATGAAGCCTGCAGCAtgtggctgtgcctgtgctAACTCCGGCCCAGGCTGTTGCTTCTGCCCGTGcccttcctcatttttccttttcctccctgctttGCTTGGTCTcccaaggccctgcagtggcGTGCAAGGCTCTGGACCTCCCATCAGCCCTCTTGtttggaggagctgctggggacagaTCTGGTGACATCCTTGGCTGTGCTGTCTGGGAGCTCATCAgacccatccctgccccttgGGAGGTCCCTACAAGGGACCTCAGTATATCTGGGATGTGGGCACAGGGCAAAGGACTCCCTGACCTCTTGTCCGTtcctctgctgtccctgtcccagtgccgGTAACtcctgtctctctctttccccctttccctctgtATGCGTGCGCTTGCTAACAGGGAGGATTCAGGTCTCTTCAGGTAACACTTTCTCCTTGCCCCGGGGGTGCGTGCGCGGACCCTTCCTTGCCCGCTCAtcgctgggctggagctgctgctcccgggGATGGCGAACAAGCTGGGTCGGGATGAACGGCATTGGCCGGGCTGGGAATAGGGATGGGAATAGGGATCTTCACGTGTTGTCCGGCTCCGGCATGGCGGGACTACAGGTCCCAGCATCCCCCGCGAGCGCCGGGAGCCGGTGCAGAGCACGCCGGGACCGCCGCCGCCGAGCTGCGTGCGGCCGTGGCCGGCCCCGGGCGCCTGAGCTGCCGGCCCGGgagggctgggccgggccgcgccgggcaTGAGCTGGGTCGGGTGGACCCAGGCGGCCCCGCAGGTGCATGGGGACAGGATGGTGCCGGGGTGGGGGGGGCCTAGTGAGCTGCCGAGGCGGTGCTGCATCCCGGCAGCATGGGGGGGGCTGGTGTCTTCCCCCGGGTGCGGTGGTGGCAGCAAAAGGTGCTGGAGTTCCTGCTGACGCTGTGCCCCATCTCTCCCCAAGCATTTCTACCAGAACAGGGCACAGCCTCCCGCCAGTGCGTCCCGCGTGCAGAGTAACACgacggctcggcccggccctccTGCCCATGTGTATCCAGCTGCTTCCCAGGTGATGATGATACCCTCCCAGATATCCTACACACCTTCCCAAGGAGCCTATTACATTCCCGGACAGGTGAGGGCTATGCTTTGGACTCTGTGGGAGGGGGTCGGGATGGGCACCGGTGGGAGGTGTTGCATCGGCTTGCAGCCCAGGTCTGTTTTGTGGGGGTGGAAGGGGTCCTGAGACTCTGAGTACCCACTGATTTGagcagggtgctgctggctctgtAGAGAGGCAGCAGACAGTACTGGTCCCCTCCCCAGCAGTTCCCTAGGGCACCTGGTGTCTACTTCACCTATGTTCTGTTCAATGCCCTGGTGTACAACTAGTTCACAGTCAGGTTTGGGGTTACATTAGTGTTTTGGGGGTATGTCCGTGCTCTGCAAGGGACATAACtgacttttcctcttctctcctaTTGCAGGGTCGCTCCACGTACGTTGTCCCGACCCAACAGTACCCGGTCCAACCTGGCGCCCCTAGTTTTTACCCTGGAGCCAGCCCCACAGAGTTCGGGACTTACGGTACAGACAGAGGGGTTGCTCTGCTCCCCGGTGCTCTTTCAGTCCCAGCACTTCCTGGTTTTGTTGCTCCCCTGGCCTCTGCGTCCTGCTGAGCTGAACACAGCTCACTGGGGCTGACTCTGTGATTCCATTACAGGCTGTTTTGGGTGACAGTTGCTTGTTGCCCAGCAGCCCATCATGTCCCACTGGTCTATTCGTACCAATCCACTCACCCCTGTCCTTTTCCAAATTGGGGCTGTTTAATATTTAACTCTGCTGGCGGAGGGCTGGGGCAGACTTtatcccctacttcccctcaCTTGCTGTCAAGGTGGTGAGCAGTTCAGCGCTTGCTGAcccccctcagctcctgctcccaggagctgaGCCGGGGTGCTCTGTGCCTGCCCCCTCCTGGTGCTTGGGGAGTGTGATGCGAGCAgcccctcctccttctcctgctcgCATGTGGCCACCCGGGCTGTGACTATATTTAGGCTTGCTTGGCCCCGGGAGGCCCAGCAGACACAGAAATGTGAGCTGAGGCCTCCggcctggccccagcacagcagcaaagcaTAACCGGGGCAGAGATGGGCTTCTCCTGAGGCAGGTACGTGCCCGGCCTCCCTCCCTCTTGTCACAGGGCCCAGCCAGCCCCTCAGAGGAGGGAGGTGGCCCCTGGCTGTGGCTGTCTCCTGTGCTTGGGCCGGGATACTGCTGCACCTTTGTGCACAGCCCTGGGTCATGCTCTGGGTATCTCTTTGAGGTTCCAGGATGGGTGTACCCCCAGCCTCTGCTTTGGGGCTGCTGTGGCTCTTCCTGTGGAAGCTGGCAGCACTTGCCTCTTGCCCACAGGGCTGGTAGGGTGACCTGACATGGTGTGCCCTTAACAAATGAATCAGATTGGGTCTCCTGTCTGGTCCTTAGGGCTAGGCAGCTCAGGgtctccttccttccccccaTGCCCAGCCCATCCTGACGTGTGAGGCCCATTCAGCGTCCCTGCGAGTCTCCTGCACAAAGGGAGGGTCCCTGACTCAGGGATGAGGCAGTCACCAGAGCACCTTGGTTGACTTTGAGGGtcagtgcagcagggaaggtgCTAGAGCCAGAGGGGTCCAGGACCCAGTTGTGCCTGTCCCAACACACCTGTATCCCTGTGGCACTGCTCCAGGGTGATGTTCACGGACGCCCTGGGAGGAGTGGAGCACCTCTTGAGGGCTGTGCCACCCCTGGATGGggtccagctctgcctctgtcTCTCAGCATAGCTCCTtcctctgggctgggctgtccaGGGACTCGGGCTGCACAGGGAGCCTGAGCCCCTCAGCCTGGGTGTGAATGGAGGCTGTCTGGTGCCGCCCTCGGGCTGGTGCTGGCCCTGGGGAGATAAGGGCACGGGCAGGAAGGCGGCCGCCTGCAGAGCCAGGACGCCTGTACCTGACATGGCCGAGTGTCCAGGCAGGGCTCTTGGTGGCGTGGAGCTGGTGGGCACGGTGGATGCCTGCGGGGCCTGGCTGGGCGTGGGGGTGGCGCGGGGACGCTCTCTGCTTCACAGGGAAGGAATTTGGTCAGGCCTGTCAGGCGGGTTGGGACAATCCAGGCCGGATGCGATGGGGGTTCGCTGCAGAGCAGCAAGGGCTCTCCGGGCTCCTGACAGACCCCTGCGTTTGGGAGATCGGGGAGTCTTCAGGACAGGCTTGGAGGATCTGGGTTGGCCGGTCTGAcgctctctcctctccctcagcGGGTGCGTATTACCCGGCGCAGGGGGTGCAGCAGTTCCCAGCGGGGGTCCCCACTGCCCAGGTCATTGTGAGCCAGCAACCACCGATCCCCCCAAAACGAGAACGAAAGACGGTAAGGAGCCATCTGCCTCCAGGCATGGGGGAACTCATGTGCAAGAGGGCGTGCTCAAGTGCAGGAGGGGGATGGTGTCAGCCCCAGGTGCTGGTGGTgtgtgggatgggatgtggTGCAGCATGCCAGGGAAAAGGGTTGGAACACGGTTGTGTCCCCACAGGCTGGAGGGCTTAGCAAGGGAACTGGGGTGCGTGGTGGGTGCTGGCGACCTTGGTCGTCCCGGCGGGCAGCGTTGTGCTGAGTCACAGCTCCCGGGAGGGCGGGGGTGCCGCGGCTGCCAACTGCTGTCTGCTCCCGGAGATGCCGGTGCTCGGAGGCCTCGCATGGGGCCTATTTATAGCGGGGAGCCGGGTGGCTGCCGCCACGGCCCTGTGCCGGGACGCAGGGGCTGCCACTGGGAGGTGGGATGCTGGCATTTTCTCCTCAGAGATGGGTTGAGCTCTGCACTTGGTGTTCTGGGAGCAGGTCGTGTTCAGAAGGTAGAGAGGACAAGACTCCTGGCTGCACTTTGCCGTGCACTGTGGTCCCAGCCAAACCCACGTGTACCCCTCCAGTCACCCCGCAGCAGGGTGCCCTGTAGCTCATGCCGCACCCATGGCAGACACGGGGCATGTGAGGCTGTGAGCATGTAGGGTGTGCCTGGGGTGGCACAGAGCTCACTGTGGTTTCTGTGTGCTGAGGCTAGTCCCCTGTATTGTCCCCAGAATGAGGGGGCGGTCCTTGCAGCCCTTGTGCCAGCACAGTGATGTATTGGGGTCCCCTGATTTCTGATGGCACTGGCTGGGGACCTGCTGGTTCCAGCTGCTTGTTGTGATGACTTgcaaggcactggaacaggccaGTGTCTGTGGGACACTGTGCCCTGTGATGAGAGGATGTGGCACCCACTGTTCCCCACACTGTATGTAGCCAGGACAGGCACTGCAGTGAGTCAGCCTCCATTTTCCCTTTGGAGCACAGTGTCTGTGGGGTGTTGGGCTCATGGAAAGGGGGTGGCCTGTGTGTTGTGTCCTGCACTCTGCCAACAGCTTCCCCACTCTAATCTGATTCTTGGACAGATCCGAATACGAGACCCCAACCAAGGTGGCAAAGACATTACAGAAGAAATTATGTCTGGAGCAAGGACCTCATCCACCCCCACCCCTCCACAGGTAAGTAGATCCTCTGACTTCATAGCTGTGGCAGAATGAAGTGCACATGGCCCTGTTCAACTCCCTCTTTGCCCCCTCAGGCTGGAAGCGGTTCGGAGCCCCAGGCCAATGGAGAGACCTCCCATGTAGCAGTTATTGTCCGGCCCGGTAAGTGcccgtgccagggctgggtgtgCCAGCTGGCATGGCTGCAGCAAGGTTCCCTGGTGTTGGCACTACAGGACGTGAAATGCCAGCCCCACTATTCTTTGGTTCTCCAGACGCTTGTGGGCTCGGAGGCCATCCCTGCATACCTGGGGACCTTGTTGGATCCAGGAGAGTTTATACTCATCTCAGCTGTCCTCTGGGCACTAGAGGACCTCTGTTTTCCCCATCCCCCGTTTGTGATGTGGCTTGGTACATCTGTCCCCATGTCTCCTGAAAACAGAGGGATCTGGGGAGGAATGTGGGATGAGCAGGGAATTACACAGTCATCAGTTAATGCCATCCACCTTGCAGATGACCGCCCGAAGCCTGCGCTGGTAGTGAGCAAGCCTGTCTCCCTGGAGCCCAGCAAGTCGGCATCCCCgtctcctccccctcccctgaTCCCCGAGGTGGAGCCTGTGGTGCTCTCGCCCATGACGCTGGTGCCAATGGAGCCTCCTGTGGACACGGACACGAAAGCGGAGCAGGGCGAGGCGCCACCTGACCCGCAAAAGACGTTAAGCGCCATCACTACAGTGCCAGGGGCTGCGGAGCTGCCCCTTGTGCCCGCGCCCAACATGGACACAGTGGCtgcggaggaggaggaggaagaggaggaggaggttgCTGTTCCCCTCCCGGAGCCCACCCTGCAGGAGCCTGTGCCCCCCGAGGTGCTGCCGGTGCCCGTTGTTCCCTCAATGCCAGCCGTGCCCCTGGTGCCGGCTGCGCCATCGCCACCACCCGTTGTATCACAGGCCCCTGAAGCGCCTGCCAAAcctgcctcccccagccccccaccACCCCGGGAAGAGCCCTGCCCCGAGCCCACTGGTGAGGCCAATGGGGTTTTGGAGGAGACGCCTGAGACGGTCCCTGAGGTGCCCGTGTGCCAGCCAGCGCCGGTCTCTGAGCCGGTGCCAGCGCCCACCCTGGACTCCCCCGTTGCCCAGCCTGAAGAGCTGCCCCTACCCAATGGTGTGGAGGGCACCAGCAAGGTGGAGCCGAGTGAGGAGCAGCCTGAGTCGGATGTCAGCCCTATCTCAGAGCCTgaggagccagcccagcccggcaccCCTGCCTCCCCacctgcagaggaggaggaggaagagagtgAAGGCCCTGGTGAGACCCAGGAGCGAAGCTtgagcccagcccctgccccttcACAGATCTCGGAGGCGACCGCACAAGGTTGGGaatgctgggctgcagggtggTGTTGGGTGGTGTTGGGTGGTGGGGGGCCATGAGTACAGGATGGTGTGGAGAGGGAGGTGCGGTTAGGGGGTACAGGATGTGTATGGGATGCTGAGAGGCACAAGGTGTCTATGGATGGTGGGTTCAGGGAGATGTCTGGGGAGTACATCTATGTAGTGATGTATGGGATGGGTATAGAGGGCTGTGTGTGGGGGATGTCATGGGAATTGGAAGTGTGTTTTATCTGATGTCTTTCTTATGCAGGGGTGTAGGGTGATGTATCAGGGTTGTATCTGAGGATTGTCCCCAGTCACTGAGGACACTGGGAGGTGGAGGATTGGTAGGGAAGATGTAGGGCATGCTGTGTAGGGGTATGCAAGTACACAGTGGTGATTGAGGAAAGTGGGGTGCCCTGGGGATGTGTTggggtttctctttttttctttaagcaccCTGCATAGGAGTTGTTTGGGTTATGTAGGAATGATGGGGAAGGTGGGTTCACAGaatgtgtttatatatatataaagagtGCCTTGGGCAGGGATACAGGGGTGCTTTAGAAGGGCAACTGGGGGCAGATTCATTTCTGGGGAGCATGTGTATGGGCTGGTGTATAGGGGTGCCAGGGAGGGGAATGTGAACGGGAACAGGAATTTGTATGGGAGTGTCCCTGTAAGGGCTGCCTGTAGAGCAGTGTCTACAAGGATCCTCTGACAGGATGGGGAGCATGCACGAGGGTAATGGTGTGCCTGAGAGGCTTTGATGAAGCACATGGTAAATCAGGGTGTTTGGGGATAGGGGCTGTTATGGGATGGCAGAACCACATCCCTGTGGTTCCATCTTGAAGCTCACCTGCCTTGCTGGTGACCCCATAGCTAGTGTCAGGGTACTGGGGCCTGGGAGGGTTCCTGTCTTTGACCTTCCCGCCTCTCCTCCCAGTCGCCATGTCGGTGCCAAAGAGGAAACGaaggctgaaggagctgaaCAAGAAGGAGGCATTAGGTGATTTGCTGGATGCCTTTAAAGAGGTGAGTGTCCCAGGGGTGTGTGGGGGGTCACCCCGTGTCCCATCTCCTCCTGTGATGAACTCTGCTTTGTGCCATCGTGTCTGGGCCACTGAAGCTCTGTGATGGTAATGAGGATCTGAGGTGGGGCGGACACCGAGGAGTGGGGTGAAGGGGACAGGAACAGGCTTGTGTGGGTGACTGCTGTCCCTGTTCCCCCTGCTGCAGTCACAGACTGGTGATAGTGCCTCGGAGGCGGAGAACAAGCCCCCCACGTCTGCCCCTGCCAGTGAAGCAGAGGACGTGGCTCCTGCCCGTCCACAGGAAGAGTCAGAAGAGACGTGGGAGGAGAAAGAAGACAAGTTGGCCCCGGAGAAGGGCAAGGCTGCTGGCCAGAAGTATGGCTACAAGGAAGGTGAGCTGTGCCTGGGCACAGTCCTCTACTGGCAGCCACCACCTCGACCCAGCAGCGGGTGGCATGGTCCCGCTGTCCTAAATTTCCCATTCTCCTCCCATCTTGTCCCCAAGCTTGGCACGGGGTGCAGAACAGAGTTCCCAGCACAAGGGTCTTGTCAGGAGGCGGGGAGCTGGTGGCATCAGGCTTTCTAAGCATGCATGGTTATGCTTATGGTGTACCAGACTGGGGCAGTTCTGTGGTTGTCTACATCTCACCTTGCTTGTCCTTGTGTGGACCCAGACCTGCTACAGCTCAGGATGGAGAATATGGGACAGGCTTCATCAGAGTCTCCCTCTTGCTCCCCACTGCAGAGCAATGGAAGCCGCTGAACCCTGAGGAGAAGAAGCGATATGATCGGGAGTTCCTGCTGGGCTTCCAGTTCATCTTTGCCAGCATGCAGAAACCTGAGGGACTGCCCCAGATCACAGATGTGGTGCTGGACAAGGTTGGTGCGGCCCTGGAAATTGGGGAATTGTGGGTGGTGGTTGGGTGGGAATCTGGCTCCTCGTTGTGCCATGtgaaggcagggcagggacttACTTCTGTGCTGAGGGTCCTGTTGCTGCATCTGCAGTGACCCTTGAACCTGAGTTTGGTGGGTGTGGGGGCACCTCTGGGGCCTTTTTTCCAGTTCCTTGTCCCGGCGCTGAGGCTGGGGGATGGATCCGTCCCGCTCCTCTGCCCCCGGGCATCCTCAGCCGTGTGTACCTTCGCAGGCCAACAAGACCCCACTGCGGGCAATCGACCCCATCCGCATCAGTAGCATGAACTGCAGCCCTGACTTCACCCCCTCCTTCGCCAACCTTGGCCGGCCTGTCATGGGCAACCGGGGCCTGGTGAGTATCTCCTCACTTCATTCCTgccatcctgctctgcctctctgTGATGATCAAGCATTCGAGCCGCTGTGTCTGGGCCACTGATGTCCATGATGGAGTTGAGGATCTGAGTAGGTGGACTGGGGACTTCTGGGAGCAAGCTCACGTGgtcccagagcagagagctgagtTTCTTCTCCATGTGTCAGCCCTCAGGGTTGGGTCCCCGCCGCTCCCAGCAGAACCCGAGGAAGGAGCCCCGCAAAATCATTGCTACTGTGTCCCTCAATGAGGATGTCAAGCTGAACAAGGCTGAGAAGGCCTGGAAACCCAGCAGCAAACGTGCTTCCGAGGAGGAGGATCCTGAGAATATCAAGACGCAGGTGGGAGCTGGGGTGGGCAGGCAGTTGGAGGGCCTGGGGGAAGGGTGCCCAGCTCTTGCTGACCCTGCTGCCCTTGCAGGAACTGCTCCGCCGTGTCCGCAGCATCCTCAACAAGCTGACGCCCCAGATGTTCCAGCAACTGATGAAGCAGGTGATGGAGTTGTCCATCGACACGGAGGAGCGGCTCAAGGGTGTCATTGACCTCGTCTTCGAGAAGGCCATCTCGGAGCCAAACTTCTCTGTTGCCTATGCTAACATGTGCCGTTGCCTTATGGGGGTGAGCAGAAGCTGGGCGGTCTCCTGCTGAGGGGGCAAGGTTTTTTTGGCCATCTCAGCTGAGCTTAGTAGTGTGCAGGTCCTTCCATGAGGAGTGGGGAAATGGGGTGTGTGGATGGAGGACCAAGTTCAGAGTAAGGCCTCACGGTGTTGTAGGGTGGCTTTTCCCTGATCTGAGTAGTGCCACCTTAGTTGCCCAGCTTTTGGGGGAGACACACAACTCATGCTTTTTCTCTGGGTTGTACCTCTCCCTCAGCTTAAAGTGCCCACAACAGATAAGCCCACAGTGACTGTGAACTTCCGCAAGCTGCTGCTCAACCGCTGCCAGAAGGAGTTTGAGAAGGACAAGGATGATGATGAGATCTTTGAGAAGCGGCAGAAGGAGATGGATGATGCCAGTGCTGTGAGTGGTGGTGGGAGTCTGCCGCTGAGGGCTGGTGTGGGTGTCCTTGGGCTGGCTCTGGACACTgagctgccctgctgggcttTTCGTGCAGCCCGAGGAGAAGGCACGTATGAAGGATGAGCTGGAGGAGGCGCGGGACAAGGCCCGACGACGATCCCTGGGCAACATCAAGTTCATTGGAGAGCTCTTCAAACTGAAGATGTTGACGGAGGCCATTATGCATGACTGCGTGGTGAAGCTGCTCAAAAACCACGATGAGGAGTCTCTTGAGTGCCTTTGCCGCCTGCTTACGACTATTGGCAAGGACTTGGACTTCGAGAAAGCCAAGGTACTCCTTGCCCTGCCCTACCTTGCTTGCTCTTCCCTTGCTTTAGGACGAATGTGACCATGGCTCTGTCCCTCTATAGCCCAGGATGGACCAGTACTTCAATCAGATGGAGAAGATcatcaaagagaaaaagacatcATCCCGAATCCGTTTCATGCTGCAGGATGTGATTGACCTAAGACGGGTAAGGTTCATGGAATACAGTTTTCTGGGGACTATCCTGTGTCTGCTGCTTGGTCCCTTGGAGCTGCTGACCTATATCCTTGGAGTGCCAGTAATCCATGTGTCCCCTCTAGGGGAGAGGTGGGTATGTGAGCTGTGGCCAGCCCCAGAGACACCATGCTAGCCCATGCTCTTGGTTATCATGGTAGTGGTAGTGGGCACACAGTAATTGGCGGCTGTTTAATGCAGGGGGGCTCTGGAACTTGAGCCTTTTTGTGCCAAAAGCTGCCACAACACATGGAGAGTGGTGATGGCCAAGGCAGGAGACTAACCTGAGACTTTTGAGAGTGGGATGGCTAGGAAGCAGGAATCcctttctctccatctttcaGCCATCTCAGTTCCcacttcccttcttccctgctctctACAGAATAGCTGGGTACCGCGGCGAGGAGACCAGGGCCCCAAAACCATCGATCAGATCCACAAGGAAGCAGAAATGGAGGAGCATCGGGAACACATCAAAGTGCAGCAGCTCATGTCAAAGGACAAGAGGAGAGGACCCCCTGGGCCATCCTCTGGTGGTGAGTGTCTGGGCTTGGGGGCACTTGAGTTTGCTAGGAGTGGGTTGCTCCTGCTGGACTTTGCTCAAGGCTGGTCTGCACCTTATGACTGTCCCTCTTGTGCTCAGGGCGCAGCAGCCTGGTTGCAGATGATGGCTGGAACACGGTGCCCATCAGCA includes the following:
- the EIF4G1 gene encoding eukaryotic translation initiation factor 4 gamma 1 isoform X7: MNKAPQPTGGAPTAPHPAPSPGLPQPTFPPGQTAPVVFNPAPTSQMNTPSQPRQHFYQNRAQPPASASRVQSNTTARPGPPAHVYPAASQVMMIPSQISYTPSQGAYYIPGQGRSTYVVPTQQYPVQPGAPSFYPGASPTEFGTYAGAYYPAQGVQQFPAGVPTAQVIVSQQPPIPPKRERKTIRIRDPNQGGKDITEEIMSGARTSSTPTPPQAGSGSEPQANGETSHVAVIVRPDDRPKPALVVSKPVSLEPSKSASPSPPPPLIPEVEPVVLSPMTLVPMEPPVDTDTKAEQGEAPPDPQKTLSAITTVPGAAELPLVPAPNMDTVAAEEEEEEEEEVAVPLPEPTLQEPVPPEVLPVPVVPSMPAVPLVPAAPSPPPVVSQAPEAPAKPASPSPPPPREEPCPEPTGEANGVLEETPETVPEVPVCQPAPVSEPVPAPTLDSPVAQPEELPLPNGVEGTSKVEPSEEQPESDVSPISEPEEPAQPGTPASPPAEEEEEESEGPGETQERSLSPAPAPSQISEATAQVAMSVPKRKRRLKELNKKEALGDLLDAFKESQTGDSASEAENKPPTSAPASEAEDVAPARPQEESEETWEEKEDKLAPEKGKAAGQKYGYKEEQWKPLNPEEKKRYDREFLLGFQFIFASMQKPEGLPQITDVVLDKPCVPSQANKTPLRAIDPIRISSMNCSPDFTPSFANLGRPVMGNRGLPSGLGPRRSQQNPRKEPRKIIATVSLNEDVKLNKAEKAWKPSSKRASEEEDPENIKTQELLRRVRSILNKLTPQMFQQLMKQVMELSIDTEERLKGVIDLVFEKAISEPNFSVAYANMCRCLMGLKVPTTDKPTVTVNFRKLLLNRCQKEFEKDKDDDEIFEKRQKEMDDASAPEEKARMKDELEEARDKARRRSLGNIKFIGELFKLKMLTEAIMHDCVVKLLKNHDEESLECLCRLLTTIGKDLDFEKAKPRMDQYFNQMEKIIKEKKTSSRIRFMLQDVIDLRRNSWVPRRGDQGPKTIDQIHKEAEMEEHREHIKVQQLMSKDKRRGPPGPSSGGRSSLVADDGWNTVPISKGNRPIDTSRITKITKPGSIDSNNQLFAPGGRLSWGKGSSGGSGAKPADSGRPATSTLNRFSALQQSMPAESSESRRVVQRSSSSRDRSEKAGDRGDRESRSEKGSERLERLDRGERVDRNRSALTKRSFSKETEDRSREREKQGGPEAVRKAASMTEERDRSRETIKQEPTPPATSTKPALSEEELEKKSKAIIEEYLHINDMKEALQCVQELGSPSSLYIFVQNGIESTLERSTISREHMGALLCQLVKAGTLSKEQYYKGLREILEIAEDMEIDIPHIWLYLAELITPILQEEGIPMEELFREITKPLVPIGKATTLLVEVLGLLCKGMGQKTAGKLWRDGGLSWKEFLPEDQDVNKFVTEQKLEYTMGDSSDMPSRKELTSEELCKQMDKLLKENPNNQRIYDWIEANLSEQQVSSNTFIRALMTSVCHLAIVFENPYRVDAAVIRDQAKLLQKYLRDEQKELQALYALQALVVKLDQPPNLLRMFFDALYDEDVIKEEAFYKWESSKDPAEQQGKGVALKSVTAFFTWLREAEDESDNN
- the EIF4G1 gene encoding eukaryotic translation initiation factor 4 gamma 1 isoform X9, producing the protein MSWVGWTQAAPQHFYQNRAQPPASASRVQSNTTARPGPPAHVYPAASQVMMIPSQISYTPSQGAYYIPGQGRSTYVVPTQQYPVQPGAPSFYPGASPTEFGTYAGAYYPAQGVQQFPAGVPTAQVIVSQQPPIPPKRERKTIRIRDPNQGGKDITEEIMSGARTSSTPTPPQAGSGSEPQANGETSHVAVIVRPDDRPKPALVVSKPVSLEPSKSASPSPPPPLIPEVEPVVLSPMTLVPMEPPVDTDTKAEQGEAPPDPQKTLSAITTVPGAAELPLVPAPNMDTVAAEEEEEEEEEVAVPLPEPTLQEPVPPEVLPVPVVPSMPAVPLVPAAPSPPPVVSQAPEAPAKPASPSPPPPREEPCPEPTGEANGVLEETPETVPEVPVCQPAPVSEPVPAPTLDSPVAQPEELPLPNGVEGTSKVEPSEEQPESDVSPISEPEEPAQPGTPASPPAEEEEEESEGPGETQERSLSPAPAPSQISEATAQVAMSVPKRKRRLKELNKKEALGDLLDAFKESQTGDSASEAENKPPTSAPASEAEDVAPARPQEESEETWEEKEDKLAPEKGKAAGQKYGYKEEQWKPLNPEEKKRYDREFLLGFQFIFASMQKPEGLPQITDVVLDKPCVPSQANKTPLRAIDPIRISSMNCSPDFTPSFANLGRPVMGNRGLPSGLGPRRSQQNPRKEPRKIIATVSLNEDVKLNKAEKAWKPSSKRASEEEDPENIKTQELLRRVRSILNKLTPQMFQQLMKQVMELSIDTEERLKGVIDLVFEKAISEPNFSVAYANMCRCLMGLKVPTTDKPTVTVNFRKLLLNRCQKEFEKDKDDDEIFEKRQKEMDDASAPEEKARMKDELEEARDKARRRSLGNIKFIGELFKLKMLTEAIMHDCVVKLLKNHDEESLECLCRLLTTIGKDLDFEKAKPRMDQYFNQMEKIIKEKKTSSRIRFMLQDVIDLRRNSWVPRRGDQGPKTIDQIHKEAEMEEHREHIKVQQLMSKDKRRGPPGPSSGGRSSLVADDGWNTVPISKGNRPIDTSRITKITKPGSIDSNNQLFAPGGRLSWGKGSSGGSGAKPADSASDSGRPATSTLNRFSALQQSMPAESSESRRVVQRSSSSRDRSEKAGDRGDRESRSEKGSERLERLDRGERVDRNRSALTKRSFSKETEDRSREREKQGGPEAVRKAASMTEERDRSRETIKQEPTPPATSTKPALSEEELEKKSKAIIEEYLHINDMKEALQCVQELGSPSSLYIFVQNGIESTLERSTISREHMGALLCQLVKAGTLSKEQYYKGLREILEIAEDMEIDIPHIWLYLAELITPILQEEGIPMEELFREITKPLVPIGKATTLLVEVLGLLCKGMGQKTAGKLWRDGGLSWKEFLPEDQDVNKFVTEQKLEYTMGDSSDMPSRKELTSEELCKQMDKLLKENPNNQRIYDWIEANLSEQQVSSNTFIRALMTSVCHLAIVFENPYRVDAAVIRDQAKLLQKYLRDEQKELQALYALQALVVKLDQPPNLLRMFFDALYDEDVIKEEAFYKWESSKDPAEQQGKGVALKSVTAFFTWLREAEDESDNN